In one Suricata suricatta isolate VVHF042 chromosome 9, meerkat_22Aug2017_6uvM2_HiC, whole genome shotgun sequence genomic region, the following are encoded:
- the LOC115301866 gene encoding olfactory receptor 11H6-like has translation MNMSGVSAVTEFILLSFSCSREIQVLLFMLFLVSYILTLMGNGAIVCAVKLDHRLHTPMYILLANFSFLEICYINTTVPNMLKNFLSETKTISFTACFFQFYFFFSMGITETFLLPLMAFDRYLAICQPLHYPNIMNIHLCMNLVALCWVTAFLCYPVPIYFITQLPFCGPNTIDHFVXXXXXXXXXSCIPAPGIQLSCSILSSLIIFITFFFILGSYTLVLRAVLRVPSAAGRRKAFSTCGSHLAVVSLFYGSVMVMYISPTSGNAAGIQKIVTLFYSSVTPLINPLIYSLRNKDMKAALRKIHLCTQISQSE, from the exons ATGAATATGTCAGGAGTCAGCGCAGTGACTGAATTCATACTACTGAGTTTTTCATGCTCCAGAGAGATTCAGGTCCTCCTCTTCATGTTGTTCCTTGTGTCCTACATCCTGACATTGATGGGGAATGGGGCCATTGTCTGTGCAGTGAAGCTGGATCACCGGCTTCACACCCCCATGTACATTCTGCTGGCCAACTTCTCATTCCTGGAGATCTGTTACATCAACACCACTGTTCCCAATATGTTAAAGAACTTCCTCTCTGAGACCAAAACCATCTCTTTCACTGCTTGCTTCTTCcagttctatttcttcttctccatGGGTATCACTGAGACGTTCTTATTGCCCCTCATGGCTTTTGATCGGTACTTGGCCATCTGCCAGCCTCTCCATTATCCTAACATCATGAACATCCATCTCTGCATGAACCTGGTGGCCCTCTGCTGGGTCACAGCCTTCCTCTGCTATCCGGTCCCTATCTATTTTATCACACAACTCCCTTTTTGTGGCCCTAATACCATTGACCACTTTGT NNNNNNNNNNNNNNNNNNNNNNNNNNNGTCCTGCATCCCTGCCCCTGGAATTCAGCTTTCCTGTTCTATACTGAGCTCTCTTATTATCTTCATCACCTTCTTCTTCATCCTTGGGTCCTACACCCTGGTTCTCAGAGCGGTGTTGCGTGTCCCGTCAGCAGCTGGCCGACGTaaggccttctccacctgtggTTCCCACCTGGCTGTGGTGTCTCTCTTCTATGGATCCGTCATGGTCATGTACATCAGCCCAACCTCTGGAAATGCAGCTGGGATACAGAAGATTGTAACCTTATTCTACTCATCAGTGACCCCACTTATAAACCCACTGATCTACAGTCTCCGGAATAAAGACATGAAGGCTGCCTTGAGAAAAATTCATTTGTGCACACAAATTAGTCAAAGCGAATGA